From the genome of Vicia villosa cultivar HV-30 ecotype Madison, WI linkage group LG2, Vvil1.0, whole genome shotgun sequence, one region includes:
- the LOC131647554 gene encoding nodulin-26-like — MGDNSDSNRNLDVVLNVSNDATKKCDESSIEDYVPLLQKLVAEVVGTFLIFVGCGSVVVNLNNENVVTLPGIAIVWGLAVVVLVYSLGHISGAHFNPAVTIAHASTKRFPLMQVPSYIIAQLIGSILASGALKIIFSDKENHFVGTLPAGSNLQAFVVEFIITFYLMFIISGVATDNRAIGELAGLAVGSTIIICVLFAGPITGASMNPARSLGPAILHHEYRGIWIYLVSPTLGALAGTHAYAFIRFTSKPVRELTKSSSFLKGSGSK; from the exons ATGGGTGATAATTCAGATAGTAATAGAAACCTTGATGTGGTTTTAAATGTAAGCAACGATGCCACGAAAAAGTGTGACGAGTCAAGCATTGAAGattatgtacctcttttgcaAAAG TTGGTGGCAGAGGTAGTGGGAACATTCTTAATATTTGTTGGATGTGGCTCTGTAGTTGTTAACCTTAACAATGAAAATGTAGTGACACTCCCTGGAATTGCAATTGTTTGGGGACTTGCAGTTGTGGTATTGGTATATTCTCTTGGTCATATCTCTGGTGCTCATTTCAATCCTGCAGTCACCATTGCTCATGCCTCCACCAAAAGATTTCCATTGATGCAG GTACCATCATATATAATTGCTCAACTCATTGGATCAATACTTGCAAGTGGAGCTCTCAAAATTATATTCAGTGACAAAGAAAATCATTTTGTGGGAACACTTCCTGCTGGTTCTAATCTCCAAGCTTTTGTGGTTGAGTTTATAATCACTTTCTACCTTATGTTCATCATTTCTGGAGTTGCCACCGATAATAGAGCG aTCGGTGAATTGGCAGGACTTGCAGTTGGATCTACAATTATAATATGTGTGTTATTTGCCGG ACCAATCACGGGAGCATCAATGAATCCAGCGAGAAGTTTAGGGCCAGCTATTTTACACCACGAATATAGAGGAATATGGATATATTTGGTGTCGCCTACTCTAGGAGCATTGGCTGGTACGCATGCATATGCTTTCATTAGATTCACAAGCAAACCAGTGCGTGAGCTCACCAAGAGTAGTTCATTCCTTAAAGGTTCGGGAAGCAAGTGA
- the LOC131650761 gene encoding nodulin-26-like: protein MGDNSDSNRNLDVVLNVSNDATKSVTSHISGAHFNPAVTIAHASTKRFPLMQVPSYIIAQLIGSILASGALKIIFSDKENHFVGTLPAGSNLQAFVVEFIITFYLMFIISGVATDNRAIGELAGLAVGSTIIICVLFAGPITGASMNPARSLGPAIVHHEYRGIWIYLVLPTLGALAGTHAYAFIRFTSKPVRELTKSSSFLKGSGSM from the exons ATGGGTGATAATTCAGATAGTAATAGAAACCTTGATGTGGTTTTAAATGTAAGCAACGATGCCACGAAAAGTGTGACGAGTCATATCTCTGGTGCTCATTTCAATCCTGCAGTCACCATTGCTCATGCCTCCACCAAAAGATTTCCATTGATGCAG GTACCATCATATATAATTGCTCAACTCATTGGATCAATACTTGCAAGTGGAGCTCTCAAAATTATATTCAGTGACAAAGAAAATCATTTTGTGGGAACACTTCCTGCTGGTTCTAATCTCCAAGCTTTTGTGGTTGAGTTTATAATCACTTTCTACCTTATGTTCATCATTTCTGGAGTTGCCACCGATAATAGAGCG aTCGGTGAATTGGCAGGACTTGCAGTTGGATCTACAATTATTATATGTGTGTTATTTGCCGG ACCAATCACGGGAGCATCAATGAATCCAGCGAGAAGTTTAGGGCCAGCTATTGTACACCACGAATATAGAGGAATATGGATATATTTGGTGTTACCTACTCTAGGAGCATTGGCTGGTACGCATGCATATGCTTTCATTAGATTCACAAGCAAACCAGTGCGTGAGCTCACCAAGAGTAGTTCATTCCTTAAAGGTTCGGGAAGCATGTGA